DNA sequence from the bacterium genome:
AATCTTACCCACCTTCCCTATAACCTTAAAACCTTATCGCTGAAAATTGGTTATAACCTTAGGATTTAGAATTTTTTTTCATACACATAGAATTCTTGAAATTCAATTGATGTTTAGTATATTTATGGATAGATACAGCTATCACTTGTTTCCCCCTTTTTAAAGTATTCAATCCCAAGAAATGCAATGTTTGCCGAGAAGGGTATATTTTTAAAAAAAAGGCCAAATTGGGCAAAGCTCCCAAGGTTCTCCCTTATTAGCTCTTTATAAAGCAAAGAGCCATTACCCAAAAAAACTGTCTCCTCTTTTATTAAAGGAAAGAGGTCATCTATATTGCAGGTTATGTAATCGGAAATTCTTCTCTTTTTCTTATATAGGGCTATATAAACCCTTTTTCTCCTTGCATCTATTACAGGACAAATTTGCCTTTCATCCTCAACGAAATGAAAGGATAAGCCATCAAGGGTAGCAACAGAGACAATGGGAATATTAAGACCCTTTGCCATCCCATATCCAAATGCCATTCCTGTCCTTAAGCCTGTAAATGAGCCTGGTCCGGATGAAACAGCAATAAGCCCTATTTCAGAAATGGGTGTATTTGAAGAAGAAAGAAGGTGTTTTGTCTCTAAACCAAGCCATTCTCCATATTTTAAAACATTTGAAGAAAATATAGAGGATGCAATAATATTTTTTTCATTCACAATGGCAAGGCTTCCTGTTGAGGTTGATGTCTCTATCCCTAATGCCTTCATTCATAGTCGGAATAAAATACACCAACTGTATCCCTCTCTAAAGAATTTATTCTTAATGTATGGCTTCCAACATGATACCACCATCCACCGTCATTGGTAATGTTTCTATGGTCTTCAAGATATTCTGGTGGATATATCTCGTTTGTATAAGTCATTGTAGAATGGTTATTGGCAATACCCCTTCTTAACATGCAAGGAGGGATTTTATCTATATAGTCAGGAACAAGGGCTGCTACAAAATCATTTCCATCTAGCCGACCAGGAGGATCAAGATCTCCATCACTATGTCCTGCTATATCCCCCCTTGGCCATTCTTCATTGTGTCCAAAATATGTAGCAATTGCTGTTTTCAGATTTCCAAGATTTCCCAGCGTTGATGTCTCCCTTGACCTATCAATTGTCTCTGTAATCTTTGGAATAACTATTCCAAGAAGAACTCCAATAATTACAATGGCAATTAAAAGCTCAACTAAAGTAAAACCTTTCTTCATATTTAAATTATAAAACAAAATTTATTGTTCGTCAAGATTTTATTGTTGACAGAAATTTTACCTCATCCTCCTTTGTCTTTATCTTCCCATCCAACTTAAGATAAAAGAGTTCCTTTAATATCTTTTTATATATAGGGCCAGGCTTAATTCCCCTCTTTTTTAGGTAATCTCCTGTAAGATGGGGCGAGATTTTTCTAAGCACAGTCAAGAACAAGAATATCCTTTTCTTTACAATGATACTCCTTGTCTTTGACATTATAAAGACCAAACCCTCTATTGGCATCTTATTTAACCTCTCATAAATTGTGCTGTTTTTAAGATTTTTCTTCCTTAAGAACGAAACAATCTCCTTGTCCTCCTTTATCCTTAAAACATCCTTTCGCACCCTAGAAGAAAACCTTAATCTAAAAAGAAATCTTTCTGCATCTTTGCTAGTAAGGCTATCTACAAGAACAAGGAGATGAAGAAAGGCTATATCTATTTCATCCTCAAGTATGGATGCCTGAAGCAAGGATTCGCTAGCTCTTAAAAATCCATTTTTATTTATATTTAAGCCTTGATGAATATAGCTTAAAGCGCCTAATTTAGAAAGACGCAAAAAAGCCTTTTGAGGTCTTTCGTCAGACAAAATAAGCCAAAGCTCATTTCTTATTCTGGGTTTGCTTATATGTAATAGATAGCCCTCCTTTATAGCATTAAACGCCTCTCTCTCTGTTTCTTTATCCATTTTAAAACCTAGTCTTGATTCAAACCTTACAGCCCTTAATATCCTCGTTGGATCATCAATAAAGCTTTTTTTGTGGAGGATTTTTATTCTCTTATTCCTAATATCATCACACCCTCCATAAACATCTACAAGGTTTCCTTTTCCCCTGTTATTTAAAAAAATTGCTAATGTATTCATTGTAAAATCCCGGCGCCTTAAATCTTTCTTTAAAGATGCCTCCTTCACAAGAGGAAGGGCCCCAGGATGCCTATAGACCTCAGAGCGAGATGTGGCAATGTCTATCTTTATTCCGTTTTTTAAAATTTGGGCTGTTTTGAACCTGTGGTGAAAAATACAATTAAGGGATAGCCTTTCGCTTAAATTTTTTGCAAATAATATTCCATCGCCCACAATTAAAATATCAAGGCTTTTTGAAGCTCTTCCCATAATTAAATCCCTTACAAACCCACCAACAATATAGCAGAAAACCCTCATTTCGTCTGCCAATTTAGATGCCTCATCTATAAAATCTTTAAGTAATAAAGGGGTTTTTGCCTCCATTAAAAATAAAAGGTTCCTTTTGTTTCTCTTTATCCTTGAGACAAGCATCTTTTTTAGTTTTAAAATAGGCAGGGCTTTTATGGTTGTTGAACCCGCCTCAGGATGACCGCCTCCACCAAAATCAGAAAGAATAGCACCGACATCCACATCCTTTATTCTTGACCTTGCAATGATGTGAATATGACCTTCTTTCTTAACAAGGAGAAAAAGAGAAGAAAATCCGCCTATATCCATCATCCTGTGGGCAAGAATAGCTAAATCGCCAATATATTTATCTATTTTTACAAAGGAAAATGCAATGTCAATATTGTTTATCTTATAAACCCTTGTGGATGTAATTAGCTTTGAAAGAAGGATAATTTCATCTCTATTTGGGCCTATATTTAAATATGATGAAACAAGAGAAAGGTCTGCACCCTTATCAAGAAGCCATAAAACAGAAGATATATCCTCTTTTTTTGTTGTTGGAAATGTTAAAGAGCCTGTATCTTCATATATCCCAAGGCAAAATAAAGATGCCTCCTCCTTTGTTATTTTTATCTTCTTTTTCTTTAAATATTCTAAAAGTATGGTAATTGTTGCACCATATTCTTTTACTATTACCCTATCCCCTGATATATCATCTGGTTGATTTGGGTGATGGTCATAGATATAAATTGGGATATTTTTAATTTGTGAAAATTTTCCAATTCTTTTTTTTTCTCTTGTATCAACAAGGATAAGCCTTTTTATATCATTTAACCTTATCTGCCTTGACCTTAAAATATCTTGGGGATTTTGAAAAAGAAACCCTTTTACAACACCCTCTACAGAACCCGATAAAACCTTTTTTGCAGATGGATAAATCTTACCTGCGGCAACAATAGAAGCAATAGCATCAAAATCTGCATTTGTATGGGTAGTGATAACATCCACAATTTTGAGTTTTGAGTTTTTTTTACTCCCTCACCGGCATAATAATATAAATAATATTAGGGTTATCTTTTATTTTAATAATTCCTTTATCTATATTATTAGAAATAGCAAATATAATTTTATTACTAGAAATATTTCTTAATATATCAAGGATATATTTTGGATTAAATAAAATATTAAATTCATCACCTTTATAATCTATCTCTATCTCCTCAACTACATCACCTAAACTACTCTCTGCTGTAATAGAAAGTTTATTTTTTTCTACAATAAATCTTGAAGAATTATCTCCCTCTTGTGTTATAAGAGAAACCCTTTTTAAAACAGAATTAAATATATCCCTATCTAATTCAATTTCCCTTAATGGCTCTTTAGGAATAATTTTATTATAATCTGGAAATTTTCCCTCTAATTGCCTTGATATAAATAATATATTTTCTGTTTCTACCCCTATTTCCTTTTCAGATATATAAACCTTTATATCTTTCTCAATACCCCTTAATACCTTTATTATCTCATAAACGCTTTTTATAGGAATTATAAGATTTATATTATTTTTTGTTTCTAAATTATCTACTACAACACTTAACCTAAATTTATCACTTGTTACCATTTTTATTTTATTATCCTCTAATTCTAAATATATTCCACAAAAAGGGATAAGTGTTTCATCTTGTGAGGCTGAAAATATAACCATTCTTATCATTTCTAATAAAATATTTGAAGAAATTTTAAATTCTATATCCCATTTAATTTCTGGAAAGATTGGAAATTCTTCAGGTGATATTCCCATAAGATGAAATATAGAGTTTTTAGAGCTTATTTTTGTCTTTAAATTATCTATCTCTATTATTATATCATCCTCTAAATTATTTATAATTTCTGTAAGTTTTTTTCCTGGTAAGAGAATTAAACCCTCCTTTTCTATATCTATTTTTTGTTTATATCTTATAGATATATTTAAATCAGTTGAAATTGTTGTTAAATATCCATTTTTTGCTTCAAAGAAGATATTATTTAATATAGGTATAGGAGATTTAATATTAGAAACTAAAGTTTTTTGAAATTGATCTAATAATAATTCTTTTTTAGAAATTATTTTCATAATAATAATAATAATGTGAAAATCTTAATAAGTCTACTTTTATTTTATATTTAAGATATTTATTATTAACAGCTATTTGTTAATAAAAAATAATAACTTTTAACTATATATTTTATCCAAAAGTTATTCAGATATACCTGTTGATAAATTATCTATTGTTATTTTTAGGTCTTTATCGTATTGAAGCCTTTTTTCTATTTTATTACAAGCATAAAGGACGGTTGTATGGTCTTTTCCTCCAAATTCCCTTCCAATTTCAGGAAGGGAGAAATTTGTTAATTTTTTACAAAGATACATAGCTATATGCCTTGGAAGGATATTTGATAAGCTTCTATTTTTTGCTTTTATATCTTCAATTTTTATATTAAAATATTTTGCTATTTTTTTCTGTATTGTTGATATAGAGATACTTAAATCATCCTTTTTAGAAACCATATCTTTTAATATTCCCTCAATAATTTCAGGGGTAATTTTTTTTTCTTCTAATATAGAGCGGGCAATTACCCTAATCATTACACCCTCTAATTCCCTAATATTTGTTTTTATCTTACTTGCTATAAAATGAAGGACATCATCCTCTATTTTTATATTTTCATTCTCCATTATCTTTTTTAAAATTGCTATTCTTGTCTCTAGGTTTGGTGGCTGAATGTCTGTCATCAAACCACTTTCAAACCTTGACTTTAACCTTTCTTCAATAGTTGGAATATCCTTTGGTGGTCTATCAGAGGTTAAAACCATCTGCCTTCCAGATTCATAAAGGGTGTTAAATGTGTGAAAAAATTCATCCTGCGTTTGCTCTTTTCCTTGTAAAAATTGAATATCATCAATAAGAAGGACATTTATATTTCTATATTTTTCTTTAAATTTTAAGGGTTGATTAAATTGTATAGAGTCAACAAACTCATTTGTAAATTGCTCTGTTGATACATATATTATTTTTAATTGAGAATTTTTTGAAAATATATGGCTTCCAATTGCCTGCATAAGATGGGTTTTTCCTAAACCAACACCACCATAGATAAACAAAGGATTATAGGCATGTCCTGGTTTTTCAGCAACAGCCCAGGATGCTGCATGTGCAAATCTATTATTTTCTCCAATAACAAAGGATTTAAATGTATATTTTGGATTTAGGGTTATAGGAAACACAGGCGTAAGCTTGCTTTTTATATTATCTATTTTTTTAATAAATGTATCCTTGATAGATTTATCAACAACATAATCAAGAGAGATAGGGTTGTTTATAAGGCCAGAGAGGGTTTTTTCCAAAGCATCTTTATAACACCCCTCAAGCTGATCCTTAAAATATTTATTAGGAATTCCAATTTTAAATTTATTGTCAATTATCGCAATGGGTTTTATTGGTTTAAGCCAAAGCTCAAATTTCTCCTCTGGAATATCCTTTTTAAGGATGTTTAGTGCCTCTTCCCAAAACCCTCTTTCCATTTTACACAAGTTATTAACAGGTTTTTATATTCTCTTTAAAATAAAGAACTTACTTTTTATTTTAAAAAATACCCCCTTGTTTTTTCAGCCCCCTTTTTTATCCACAGGTTATTAACCCTGTGAATAACTCTTAATCCATTGAAATAAAAGAAATTATAAAACATTACCATTAGAAAACCCTTAAATTTCAAAGGGGGCTGTTAAAAAACCATTTTATAACAATATCTTATTATTTTATTTAAGAGAAGGTCAAGGATTTTTATTAAGAAAGTAAGTAAATTGCTATTTGCTTGACAATGGCAGATTGATATTGGTATAATTTTGGTAAAATGGATGATTTTTTAGCTCATAGAATTGTTTTAGAGCCAATATTAACGGAGAAATCATATTATCTTCGTAAAGAGGGCAAGTATATTTTTCGCGTTAATCCATTAGCTAATAAGATTGAGATAAAGAATGCAATAGAGAAGGCATTCAATGTGAAGGTCTCTGATGTAAATACAATGATAAATAAGGGAAAGAAAAGAACAAGGGGAAGAATTATAGGCAAAAAGCCTGATACAAAAAAGGCAATTGTAACCCTTGTTAAAGGACAATCTATTGGAATATTTGAAGGGGTATGATAAAAAAATATAATCCAACAACGCCAGCAAGAA
Encoded proteins:
- a CDS encoding DHH family phosphoesterase, translating into MDVITTHTNADFDAIASIVAAGKIYPSAKKVLSGSVEGVVKGFLFQNPQDILRSRQIRLNDIKRLILVDTREKKRIGKFSQIKNIPIYIYDHHPNQPDDISGDRVIVKEYGATITILLEYLKKKKIKITKEEASLFCLGIYEDTGSLTFPTTKKEDISSVLWLLDKGADLSLVSSYLNIGPNRDEIILLSKLITSTRVYKINNIDIAFSFVKIDKYIGDLAILAHRMMDIGGFSSLFLLVKKEGHIHIIARSRIKDVDVGAILSDFGGGGHPEAGSTTIKALPILKLKKMLVSRIKRNKRNLLFLMEAKTPLLLKDFIDEASKLADEMRVFCYIVGGFVRDLIMGRASKSLDILIVGDGILFAKNLSERLSLNCIFHHRFKTAQILKNGIKIDIATSRSEVYRHPGALPLVKEASLKKDLRRRDFTMNTLAIFLNNRGKGNLVDVYGGCDDIRNKRIKILHKKSFIDDPTRILRAVRFESRLGFKMDKETEREAFNAIKEGYLLHISKPRIRNELWLILSDERPQKAFLRLSKLGALSYIHQGLNINKNGFLRASESLLQASILEDEIDIAFLHLLVLVDSLTSKDAERFLFRLRFSSRVRKDVLRIKEDKEIVSFLRKKNLKNSTIYERLNKMPIEGLVFIMSKTRSIIVKKRIFLFLTVLRKISPHLTGDYLKKRGIKPGPIYKKILKELFYLKLDGKIKTKEDEVKFLSTIKS
- a CDS encoding type II secretion system protein, translating into MKKGFTLVELLIAIVIIGVLLGIVIPKITETIDRSRETSTLGNLGNLKTAIATYFGHNEEWPRGDIAGHSDGDLDPPGRLDGNDFVAALVPDYIDKIPPCMLRRGIANNHSTMTYTNEIYPPEYLEDHRNITNDGGWWYHVGSHTLRINSLERDTVGVFYSDYE
- the dnaA gene encoding chromosomal replication initiator protein DnaA, whose protein sequence is MERGFWEEALNILKKDIPEEKFELWLKPIKPIAIIDNKFKIGIPNKYFKDQLEGCYKDALEKTLSGLINNPISLDYVVDKSIKDTFIKKIDNIKSKLTPVFPITLNPKYTFKSFVIGENNRFAHAASWAVAEKPGHAYNPLFIYGGVGLGKTHLMQAIGSHIFSKNSQLKIIYVSTEQFTNEFVDSIQFNQPLKFKEKYRNINVLLIDDIQFLQGKEQTQDEFFHTFNTLYESGRQMVLTSDRPPKDIPTIEERLKSRFESGLMTDIQPPNLETRIAILKKIMENENIKIEDDVLHFIASKIKTNIRELEGVMIRVIARSILEEKKITPEIIEGILKDMVSKKDDLSISISTIQKKIAKYFNIKIEDIKAKNRSLSNILPRHIAMYLCKKLTNFSLPEIGREFGGKDHTTVLYACNKIEKRLQYDKDLKITIDNLSTGISE
- the tsaB gene encoding tRNA (adenosine(37)-N6)-threonylcarbamoyltransferase complex dimerization subunit type 1 TsaB, with product MKALGIETSTSTGSLAIVNEKNIIASSIFSSNVLKYGEWLGLETKHLLSSSNTPISEIGLIAVSSGPGSFTGLRTGMAFGYGMAKGLNIPIVSVATLDGLSFHFVEDERQICPVIDARRKRVYIALYKKKRRISDYITCNIDDLFPLIKEETVFLGNGSLLYKELIRENLGSFAQFGLFFKNIPFSANIAFLGIEYFKKGETSDSCIYP
- the rplW gene encoding 50S ribosomal protein L23 codes for the protein MDDFLAHRIVLEPILTEKSYYLRKEGKYIFRVNPLANKIEIKNAIEKAFNVKVSDVNTMINKGKKRTRGRIIGKKPDTKKAIVTLVKGQSIGIFEGV
- the dnaN gene encoding DNA polymerase III subunit beta; translated protein: MKIISKKELLLDQFQKTLVSNIKSPIPILNNIFFEAKNGYLTTISTDLNISIRYKQKIDIEKEGLILLPGKKLTEIINNLEDDIIIEIDNLKTKISSKNSIFHLMGISPEEFPIFPEIKWDIEFKISSNILLEMIRMVIFSASQDETLIPFCGIYLELEDNKIKMVTSDKFRLSVVVDNLETKNNINLIIPIKSVYEIIKVLRGIEKDIKVYISEKEIGVETENILFISRQLEGKFPDYNKIIPKEPLREIELDRDIFNSVLKRVSLITQEGDNSSRFIVEKNKLSITAESSLGDVVEEIEIDYKGDEFNILFNPKYILDILRNISSNKIIFAISNNIDKGIIKIKDNPNIIYIIMPVRE